CCTGGCCCACGGGacagttaatccggccctgcccaTCCCGGCCAGCGACTGGGCCCTACGACACCCAAGGCGCCGCGCTGGCCCCACCTGGCCTCTCTCTGCCCTTGGGGGGAGGCTTTGGCTTCGCTTCCCTGCGGTGACGGTGACGTGTCTCCTTCGCTTTGGCaattttctcaccctccccaccTTGGAAACGTGTATTAGCCACAGAACAGCAGCGGCGGCTCCGGCTGGTGTCACCCAAACACCCCCCCAGgagaccccactccctgcccagggagagaacccaggagtcctggctcccagcctcccctgctctaactactcgacccgactcccctcccagagtgaggagagaacccaggagtcctggctgccagcctggAAGCAGCCATcatcccactgaagccagagtgggggggtgggtggagatTTCTTGTCCCCTTGTAACTGGCGAGTCACTGAGCTGTTTCTGCGAAGCCCCCCCAAGAACCACAGAGACAGGAAGCGGGGGGAGGCAGCCGggtgcagagagagaaacagctcaGAGAGCCAGAGAAAGGGCGGGGTGTGAGGATGGACAGATGGGTATGGGGGGGGGATAGGTTGATAAAGGGGGTGTCTGGAGAAGGATAGATATGGGGTAcacagggatggatggatggggtacAAAGGGATCAGGGTACACAGGGATCGGGGTAcacggggatggatggatgggggtacACAGGGATCAGGGTACACAGGGATGgttggagggatggatgggggtACACAGGGATGAATGGGGTTACACAGGGATCGGGGTACACAGGGATCGGGGTAcacggggatggatggatgggggtacACAGGGATGgttggagggatggatgggggtACACAGGGATGGATGGGGTACCCAGGGATCGGGGTACACAGGGATAGgttggagggatggatggggtaCACAGGGATCGGGGTACACCGGGATGgttggagggatggatgggggtACACAGGGATCGGGGTAcacggggatggatggatgggggtacACAGGGATGgttggagggatggatggggtaCACAGGGATCAGGGTAcacggggatggatggatgggggtacACAGGGATGgttggagggatggatgggggtACACAGGGATGGATGGGGTACACAGGGATCGGGGTAtacagggatggatggatgggggtacACAGGGATGGTTGGAGGGATGGATCGGGGTACACAGGGATCAGGGTACACGGGGATGGACACATACTGCCTCCTCGGACACTCACTCTCCTCATCCAGCCCCACAAGTTGCTTCCTGCTACCTATCAGCCCCGCCCCCGTGACCCCACCCGCCGGGGAGGGACAGCCAGGACGTGGGTGCAGCCGCACAGACTGTGCAGGGGGCACCCAGGAAGGTAAGGACACATCACGCTctgctccccccaacccctgccatcAGCTACGCTCTGAGACCCTCTACACTACAGACGCCTGCAACCattagacccccctcccctcccagagccagggagaggacccaggagtcctggctcccagccccctgctctaaccactagacccaactcccccccccagagctggggacacaaCCCAAGAGTCCTGAGCCCTGTGGGTCGTGTGGTGGGTCCCCAGTAgcggagaggggctgggggggagaatCCATGGGGTGGCCATCCAGGGGCAATGTGAGGAAGGGGGATGAGAGCCAGATAGTGGGCTATGGGGGTTCATGGGGCTGAGCcggggcagcagggagcgggCGGAGTGGGATACCAGATCCATAGGGCTGATCTGGGGAGGGGACGGGATACCAAGCTAAGAGGGTCCATGGGGCTGATCCCCAGAGCGGGGGCCGCGAGCTGGCTGAGGGGGGGTGGGTTTGCGTGGGACCCAGGCTGACGGGAAGGTGTAAGAACAGCTCGGGGAAGTGGCTGGGGTGTGAAAAGCAGTTGCGGAGAGCAGCAGCTACGCtaaccactagagaacactccttcctgcccccaccggGGCTAGAGAgagacccaggtgtcctggtttccagcccccctcccaccctctagCTACTaggcctcactcccctcccagagccagggagagaatccaggagtcctggcttccagcctctctccctctaaccactggctcccactcccctcccagagctggggatagaacccaggagtcctggctcccagcccccccacactgcAGCAGTTTGACTCAGCGGGGCCCAGCTGGgatgctgggctggggggtggggaaggggctatgacagcaagggggcagggggtgtcccCAGACACCAGGGCTCATGCTCCCAGCTCGGGGTTCCTCTTGCAGGTCCGGTAGCCAGGACTCTGCCCGGTGGCCGGCTCGCGGGAGATGCAGGCCTGCAGCGTGGGGAGCTGCCTCCTGGCCACGCTCAGCCTGGTGCTGCTCTGCGTGGCTCTGTCCACCGACTACTGGCTCGTGGCCTATGGCCCCAGGGGCACGTCCCACAGCGGGCTCTGGCAGCAGTGCGTGGCCAACGTGTGCGGGAGCCCAGACCACATCAGCGGTGAGGAGACGGCCGGGGCTGGGATGCCGCCCCTCTGGGGTGTGGCGTGGGGGGCTGGTTTTCCAGGGGCCTCTCACCCAGCGCTgggatgcggccacctctggggtgtggCGCGGGGGGTGTTTATATGGGATCCCAGGCCTGGCGCTGAGCCATGGCCATCACTGGGGTTGGGAGTGGGGCTGGTTTTCCAGGGGCCCCTCACCCAGCTCTGGGATGCGTccccctctgggctgggggggctggtaACAAAAGGACCCCTGACTGGGCGCTGAGATGTGGCCCCTCTGGGATGGGGCTTGGGGGCTGATGATACAGGGGCCCCTTGCCCAATCCTGGAGCGTACACagacagctctgccgatgcccctcactcctgacccgcagccccccgcgcTCCACCCCCCTCATTAACCCttcgtgtccctgcccccccacagggTATATACAAGCCACACGGGCCTTCCTGATCCTGGCCACGCTGGCCACCGCCGCGTCCGTCCTGTTCCTCCTGGTCTCCCTCACATCCTGCATCCACAGCCCTGTGAGCACCGACCTCCTGGCTGCCATCACTGGCTTTGCGGCTGGTAGGAACCGGGCTCGGGGCCTGtcccctgcggggggggggttggcccggggggggggcagggaatggggcacgggacctgtcccctctagggggcgccagctcccatccggccccagggcgggggactggctggctcagggggtccGATCTGGCCCCATGGGGGGGGAGACCAGCCGGCTCGGGGACTCTAACCTCTCCCCCCCCGCAGGCAGCTGCACCCTCATTGCCATGGGGGTGTTCAGCGGCGAATCGTGGCACAAGAACCAGGACGGGATGATCCAGCTGACGTTCGAATGGTCCTTCTACCTGGGCTGGGCCGCCCTGCCGCTGCTGGGCCTGGGCGGTGAGCgccgggccggggagggggcgctgtggggagcggggtgcTAGGGGGCGTGGTGGGAGGGGGCGCCCCGGGaagccagggcagggagccacggcagggcagggtgctggggggagaggccaggggatgggctgctgtggggagcggggcaggaagcCATGGGGGAGCAGGCGGCGGGGGAAACTGGGGTAGTGGGGGGGGGTGCcgtgttggggggaggaggctgggggggctgcagggaggggatgcTGCGCAGGGCGAGGGGAGGaaatcgggggagggggcggcactGTGAGGGcagggcgctgtggggcagggggtaccggagggggctgggaggctgTCTCCAatctcccccatctgcccccaggtGCCTTCGCCCTTGTGGCCCACAAGCGCCACTCGGGGTATGAGAGTGTGTGACCGGAGACCCGGAGATATGGGGGGACTGGATGGACCCCCCAAAAGGCCGCTGCTGTCCCCTGCTGGAACGGAGCCGGCagccctagaggggaaaggccccgtgccccattccctgccccagccagtccccgcccactgccgtggggctggagggcagccGGTGCCCCCCGAGGCTCCCGTCTGTTGTTTTAGGGTCTGTTTTTCCTCGGGCCTTTTCCTGCTTTGAAATAAATTGTACCTCTGCATCCAAACCCCGTCTCCCCCCAGTTACTGGCCCCACAGCGGGGATCGGGCCAGGTGGGCCCCAGGGCTGATCGGGGGGCAGCCTGGAGCATGGGGGTTCCAGAATCTTGGGGTTACCATGGGAGTCAAGACATGaatagagccaggggagggggagcctggctctttggctctaaccactaggacaGACCCCGAGGGATACCTGGCCAGTGCCCAGCGGTGGGGAGTCCCGGGGGTTAACCCCGCCAATGCCCAGcggcagggagtcccgggggttAACCCCCCCAatgcccagtggcagggagtcccgggggttAACCCCGCAAATGCCCAGCGGCAGGGCGTCCTGGGGGTCAACCTCGCCAATGTCCAGcagcagggagtcctgggggttAACCCCGCCAATGCCCCGTGGTGGGCAGTCCTGGGGGTTAACCCCACCAATGCCCAGcggcagggagtcctgggggttAACCCCGCCAATACCCAGTGGCGGGCAGTCCTGGGGGTTAACCCCACCAATGCCCGGTGGTGGGCAGTCCTGGGGGTTAACCCCGCCAATGCCCAGTGGCGGGCAGTCCTGGGGGTTAACCCCGCCAATGCCCAGcggcagggagtcctgggggttAACCCCGCCAATGCCCGGTGGTGGGCAGTCCTGGGGGTTAACCCCGCCAATGCCCCgtggcagggagtcctgggggttAACCCCGCCAATGCCCAGcggcagggagtcctgggggttAACCCGACAGGTTTTTCAGCGTTTCTGTGCCTGGTCTCCCCTGTCTATGATggcctccaggctgggggcagccGGGCTCTGTTTCTCCTGCGTGGCGACCGTCCTGCTGGCGGTATCCGCTGCCACCGAGTCCTGGCTCCGGCTCTGGGTCCTGGGCATTGTCATTCACCGGGGTCTGTGGAGGGAGTGTCAGCTGGGGGCCTGCACCCCCCTCCAGGGCCAGCGAGGTAGGGACATCGGGTTAACCCTGCTCTtctccagtggcagggagtcccactGGTTAAACATTCTCTTATCCGGCGGCatggagtcccacaggttaaccCAGCTCTTACTTAGTGGCAGGCCGTGACCTGGCTTAACCCTGCCAATTTAAGGCCCAGTGGTGGGGAGTCCTGCATGCTCCATCATCAGGGAGTAGCtgcatggggaaactgactgaAGGAAGAGTGGGGGGCTCAGCTCTACCCCCGAGGAGCAAGCCCTGTGTTtggggggggcagctcccccttttcctccccactttGCTGCTGTCAATCCCTGTGCATGGATGTTGGGGCCATCCACCGGCCACATGGGGACATGGCAGGGCATGGGGAATAGTCCTGGGGGCTGGGTCGAACACGGACCAAGTGCTGTGGGACCCCAgggcaggagttgggggggaCCCCAGGGTGTGCAGATGGGTGGGGGTGACAGGGTGAGCTctcactgacccccccccccatttctgatcccccctgcccccagcgtaTGTGGGAGTATCA
The sequence above is a segment of the Chelonia mydas isolate rCheMyd1 chromosome 24, rCheMyd1.pri.v2, whole genome shotgun sequence genome. Coding sequences within it:
- the LOC119564128 gene encoding LOW QUALITY PROTEIN: protein NKG7 (The sequence of the model RefSeq protein was modified relative to this genomic sequence to represent the inferred CDS: inserted 2 bases in 1 codon), producing the protein MDTYCLLGHSLSSSSPTSCFLLPISPAPVTPPAGEGQPGRGCSRTDCAGGTQEGPVARTLPGGXGSREMQACSVGSCLLATLSLVLLCVALSTDYWLVAYGPRGTSHSGLWQQCVANVCGSPDHISGYIQATRAFLILATLATAASVLFLLVSLTSCIHSPVSTDLLAAITGFAAGSCTLIAMGVFSGESWHKNQDGMIQLTFEWSFYLGWAALPLLGLGGAFALVAHKRHSGYESV